In Methanocaldococcus sp. FS406-22, the genomic stretch TAATGGGACTTTTCCTTGTTTAATTTCTTCATAAGCTATTTTTAATGAGCTATCACACTCTGTTTCTATAGTTATGTAAGCTCCATTTGATATCTGCAAACTTCTCGCTCCTAATATTCTCGCAATCTCAAATTTTGTTAATTTCAATATCTCACCTCTCTAAAATATGAATGGTGGGGCCGCCGGGACTTGAACCCGGGTCGCACGCCCCCCAAGCGCACAGGATGTCCAGGCTACCCCACGGCCCCGTTAAAAAGAATTTGAGAAGTTATAAATATCTCTCATCATGAGCTATTATCTCGTCTATAATTTCCCTTCCATCTTCTCCTATTCTGTATGAAATAAACATCCTTCTACAACAGTATTTTTTGATTCCCAAATCATCCAAAACATCTTTTGGATTCTCCCCTTTTAAAATTCTCTCTTTATACTCTTCAAAAACCTCAGCAATAACATTACCACATGAAAAACATCTAATAGGAAACATCATGTTTCTCACCCAATAAAAAGAAAAATAAATATTTTTCCAAAAATTGAATAATGAATTTATCTGTATGACTTCTGTCTCTTTGCTCTTGGCCCTTTTGTAGATCTGCTTGGCTTGTGAGGCTCGGTTCTTCTTGCATCACTAACTAATAATGTTCTGTCGTAAGCTAAGAATTTATCTCTTAGCTCTTTGCTACCTGTAAATTCAACAATAGCTTTACCAATAGCTGTTCTTGCAGCATCCATCTGCCCCATTACTCCTCCGCCTTTAACTGTAACATCAATATCCATTTGGCTGATAACTTCTTCTCCAGCTAATAAAATTGGCTCCATTAACTTCATTCTCTTATACTTTGGCTCAATTAATTCAATTGGTATCTTGTTTATTCTTATTCTACCTTTTCCTTCTCTCGCAACTGCCCTTGCAATAGCTCTCTTTCTTTTACCAACTGTTATAACAATTTTTCCCATTTAATCACCTCAGAACTTCGCTCCTAAGTGTTTGCTTAACTCGGCTAATGTTATGTATTTGTTAGTGTTTAATTTGTGGCTTATCTTTTCATCAACTGTTAAGTTTTTAGGATTTCCAACATAAACCTTAACTCTCTTAAATGCTTCTCTTCCTTTTGGTTTTTTGTATGGGAGCATTTTTCTGATTGTTCTTCTTAATATATCATCTGGTCTTCTTGGAAATTTAGGACCAAATCTTCTTGGGTTAGCAACGTTTTTCTTCTCCCTTTCTTCTTGATAGGTTTTTATAATCCAATCCTTGTTACCTGTAATAACTACCTTCTCAGCATTTACAATAACAATCTCTTCTCCTCTCAAAACCCTCTTTGCTACTTCTGAAGCCAATCTTCCCAATATCGCTCCTTCAGCATCTATTACTGTCATATTATCACCGTGTTTTATGCCATGATTTTAACATTTGAACCTTTTGGATTTCTTTTTATTAATTCTTCAATTGTTATTGCTTCTCCACCAGCTTCTTTAATTAATTTTTTAGCTGTTTCACTAAATGCGAATGCTGCAACAACAACCTTGTGCTCTAATTTTCCAGCCCCTAAGACTTTACCAGGAACTAAAACGACATCTCCTTCTTTTGTGTATCTGTTTATCTTACTTAAGTTTACCTCAGCTCTTCTTCTTGGTTTTGCTAACCTTCTTGCTATATCCTTCCAAATCTTTGCCTGATTTTTGTAACTTTCCTGCTTTAACATCTCAATTAACCTAACCAACCTTGGATTTGTAGCTGTTATCTTTTTCATTATCTCACCGTGTTTTCCTCAAACCTTTTATAATTATTTAAGGTTTAATAAATAATGTGGGGATGAAAATGTTTTTATTGTTCAATTAATTCAAGCTGTTGTAAGAAACTTTCAGCTTTATTTTTTAGTATCTTGACAGCTTCTTCTAAAATTTCTTCAGCTTCCATTTGTCCAAAGGTTTCAACAAAAAATTCTACTTCATCTTCAGCAACTTGTTTATAAACAGCATTGCATGGTTGCCATTTTGCATGGGTCTTTCCAATGCCTGGAACTGCCTCACATTCAATTTTTATTTTCTGCCCTCTACCTAATTTAACAATTGGAATGTTTTTAAAAGCAACTTCTCCGTTTTCAGATTTTAAATCTGATGAATAGACGGTGCAAGGCCCCTCTTTTTCTAAAGTGAATGTTATAACTTCACTTTCTATCAACGGCTTTCCTTTAATTGGAATTAAACCCAATCTGTGTGCTAAAATCTCATCATCCATTGATGATGAGTTCTCATATATATAAACATCTTCAATAGCATAAGTAGGGACTTCAGAAATCATTATTCTTCTAATAGCATTAGAAAATGAAATTGGGGCTTTTAAAGAAAAAATAAACTCTTCCCCAATTCTTGTCTTTTTCTTCTCTTTGATTGTAATCAAAGATTATCACCTTATTTTTTGAACCTCTTCTTAGGTGTTGTTCCATCGTGTGGAACTGGTGTAACATCTTCAATTCTTCCAATTCTCAATCCAGCTCTTGCTAAAGCTCTGATAGCAGCTTGAGCCCCAGGTCCTGGGTTTTTCTGCCCACTTCCTCCTGGAGCTCTAACCTTTATGTGGATATTTTCAATACCTCTTTCTTTTAATATTTCTGCTAATTTAAATGCTGCCTGCATTGCTGCGTAAGGTGAACCTTCATCTCTCTGGTTTCTTGTAACCATTCCCCCAGAAACTCTCGCAATAGTTTCAGCTCCTGTAATGTCTGTTGCGTGGATTATTGTGTTGTTGTAGGATGAGTAGATATGAACTATTCCCCATTTTTCTTTTTTTGTCTCTGCCATAGTGTTTCACCTTATTTATTCTGTTTCTGATGCTTGTGTTTCTTCTGTTAGTCCGACAATTTTAGCTCTTTCTGGATGGTTTTCATCATTGAATGGGGAGTTTTTAGCATAGCTGATTTTATCTTCTTCCTCAACTGTTACCATGTAGCTTGGAGCAGTAACAACTCTACCATTAACTGCTATATGTCCATGAACTATTAACTGTCTTGCTTGTCTTGGTGTTCTTGCCAATCCTTTTCTAAATACAAGTGTTTGTAATCTTCTTTCTAAGATATCTTCAACTGTTAATGATAAGACATCATCTAATGTTGGATTTTCAACTTTTAAGATACCATATTTTTTCAATACATTGAAAAGTTGAACAGCCTCTTTAGCCCCTTGCTCTGTTCTGTCGCTGATTAATCTTCTTGCCTGTCTTCTGTATTTTCTTAAAATTGTCTCTGCTTTCCAAACTTCTCTCTTTCTTCTTAAACCATACTTTCTACATAATTCTTTTTCTCTCTCAATTCTCTCTTTAATCCATGGATGGTTTGGTGTTTCGTATGTCTTTTTAAATCTTCTCCTTGGATCTCCCATCTAATCACCTTCAATAATTTTTTAAATGTTATGCTATAGTGTTTTAGTTATTAATTTATTTCTTTCTTCTTGAAACTCCAACTGTTTGTCCTCTTCTGAATGTACTTCTTGTTCTCTGTCCTCTACATGGCAATCCAAGTTCGTGTCTAATTCCTCTATAACATCTGATTCTCTTCAATCTGTTTATATCTTCTTGTTTTATAATCATTAGGTCACTTTCAATAACGTGTTTATCCTCTCCAGTAACATAATCTTTTCTTCTGTTAAACATCCATGATGGGATTCCAAATTTAGCAGGGTCTGCCAATACTTCTTCAATTTTCTTGACTTCTTCCTCTGTTAAATAACCAGCTAATTTGTTAGGGTCTAATTTAGTAACTCTTATAACTGCCCTTGCCATTGCCTCTCCAACACCGTAGATGTCTTGGAGAGCCATTATTAACTTCTTGTTCCCATCTAAGTCTGTCCTTGAAACTCTAATTAAGTATTTAAATTCAGAATTTTGCATATTCTCGGTCAAGGTTGCACCTCCATAATTCGTGTTTTACTAATAAATATTTAAAAAATAAAAAGAAGTGGCGCGGAGGGGGGGATTTGAACCCCCGCGGGGCAAAGCCCCATGGGATCTCCAGTCCCACGCCTTGGCCGGGCTAGGCTACCTCCGCTCTGAAACGTGTTTTATTTAAATTATACCCGTTTTATATAGTTTTGTTTATGGGCTTTATATATTGCTACAATCCTCAACGTTATGATTAATGTAGGAATACTTATATATTATTTTCGGTTTTTTCAAAATGCATGATGTATTTTACAACACATAACATTAACGTGGTGAATAGATAATCCCTACGCTAATATACATAAATTTTAATAAATTTATCTTTATATAAAAATTATTTATATAAAATCTCTAAATGAAAATATTTGTTATGGGTGTCATTATGTCAGTGAAAGTATCTGAATATATGACAAAAAAGGTTGTTACTGTTTCAAAGGATAATACAGTTAAAGATGTTATTAAATTGTTGAGAGAGACTGGACATAATTCATTCCCCGTAGTTGAAAATGGAAAGTTAATAGGGATAGTTTCAGTTCATGATATTGTTGGTAAGGACGACAACGAGAAAGTAGAAAATGTAATGACTAAAAGAGAAGATATGGTTGTTACAACCCCTGATGCAAATATAATGGATGTTGGGAGGATAATGTTTAGAACTGGTTTTTCAAAACTGCCAGTAGTTGATGAAGAAAATAACTTAGTTGGAATTATATCAAATATGGATGTCATTAGGTCTCAGATAGAGAAAACCACACCTAAAAAATTAGAGAATATAATTAAAACTTATAAAAACTTAGGATACAATTTGAAAGTTGAGAAGAAAGAAGTTGATGTTAATAAATTAAAGCCAACACAGAATAAAATCCATGCTGATGAGTTGATTGGAAGGATGTATGAGCTAAAAAAGGGTTTAGCAGAGCCAATAATTGCAATAAAAACAAAAAGAGGAGATTATTATATATTGGTGGATGGGCATCATAGGGCAGTTGCTGCCTATAAGATGGGAGTGCCAAAGCTGGATGCCTATGTTATCTACTTAGACACTGATAAAAAGCTTGGAATAGAGAAGACAGCCGAAATTATGAATTTAAAATCATTGGAAGATGTTAAGATTGTTGATACTGGGGAAGGAAATAGTGTTAAGGTAATTGAATATAACAAAAACAGTATGGGATAATTATGATAATTAGAGGAATAAAAGGAGCTAAAATTAATAATGAGATTTTTAATTTAGGCTTGAAATTTCAAATTTTAAATGCCAACTTAGTAGCTACAAAAAAACACATCTTGCATGCTATAAATCAAGCTAAGACAAAAAAACCTATAGCAAGGAATTTTTGGATGGAGATTTTGGTTAGAGCCTCTGGACAGAGGCAGATACACGAGGCAATAAAGATTATTGGAGCTAAGGATGGAGATGTATGTGTAGTTTGTGAGGATGAGGAAACATTTAGAAAGATTCATGAACTTATTGGTGGAGAGATTGATGATTCAGTCTTAGAGATTAATGAAGAGAAGGAGAGATTAATTAGAGAGGTTTTCAACATTAGAGGATTTGGAAATCTCGTTGAAAGAGTTTTGGAGAAGATAGCTTTAATTGAATTAAAGAAGGAGTAAAGGTGGAAATATGAAAGTTATTGAGGGAGGAGTTACTGCTCCAAAGGGATTTAAAGCCAATGGATATAAAGAGGGTAAATATGGGGTTGCTATAATCATCTCTGAAAAAGAGGCAGTTGGAGCTGGAACATTTACAACTAACAAAGTTGTAGCTCATCCAGTAGTTTTATCAAGGGAGTTGATAAAAAATAGAGATAAATTTAGAGCTATAGTTGCAAATAGTGGTAATGCAAACTGCTTTACAAAGGATGGGATGAAGGATGCTAAAGAGATGCAAAGATTGGTTGCAGAGCTTTTTAATATTAAAGAGGATGAGGTTTTGGTAGCCTCAACCGGAGTTATTGGAAGAAAGATGGATATGAGCATTATAAAAGATAGGATAAATAAGGTTTATAATTTAATAAAAGAGGGAAACAGCTCAATAAATGCTGCCAAGGCAATAATGACAACTGATACAAAACCAAAAGAAATAGCTGTGGAGTTTGAGGTTAATGGGAAGATAGTTAGAGTTGGAGGTATTGCTAAAGGAGCTGGAATGATAGCCCCAAATATGTTACATGCCACTATGCTCTGCTTTATAACAACGGATATAGAGATTGATAAAAAAAGCTTAACAGATGTTTTGCAGAGAGTTGTGGATAAAACATTCAATAACATATCCGTTGATGGAGACACATCAACAAACGATACCGTCTTTATTTTAGCTAATGGATTGAGTGGAGTTAATTATAATGAGTGTAAGGAAGAGTTTGAAAACGCCCTATTATATGTTTGCAGAGAGCTTGCAAAGATGATTGTTAAGGATGGAGAGGGGGCAACTAAATTTATGGAGGTTGTTGTCAAAGGAGCTAAAACTATGGATGATGCAATTAAAGCTTCAAAGGCAATAGTTAATTCCTTACTTGTAAAAACTGCTGTGTTTGGAGGAGACCCAAACTGGGGAAGAATTGTTGCAGCAGTTGGATACAGCGGAGCTGATTTTAATCCAGAGGTTGTTGATGTTATATTGAGTAATTATAAAGATGAAGTTTATTTGGTTAAAGATGGCATTCCATTGGCTGATGAAGGAACTGAAGAGTTAAAAAAAGCAGAGGAGATTATGAAATCAGATGAAATAAAGATAGTTGTTGATTTGAAAATGGGTGAGTTTGAAAATGTTTGTTATGGGTGTGATTTAAGCTATGAGTATGTTAGAATTAATGCTGAATATACTACATAATTATTTTTTGTTTTCCAAATATAAAAATATACAAATATATACGAGAATAAAAAATAGATAGTAAAAAATCCAGCCAAATTTACTTGATTGGAACGAACATTGAGCTTCTTGTAGCTCCCATACCAGGAGCTCCGTGCTGAACTGGTTTTCTTGTTAATGAGAACTCTCCTAAGTAGTGCCCAATCATTTCTGGAGTTACTTTAACTTCAACGAACTCTTTTCCGTTATAAACTCCAAATGTTAAACCAACCATATCTGGTGTTATAACAAAGTCTCTGCAGTGTGTTCTTATAATTCTTGGTTCTTTACCTTTGTTTAATAATCTTCTTGCTTTTTTAATTTTCATAGCTAATTTTTTCTGTTGTGGAGTTAAACCTCTCAATAATGTTCTTCTCTGTCTTGCAGGCAACAACTTTGCAAACTCTCTCAAAGGCATTTGTTGAAGCTCTTCTAAAGTGTAACCTCTGTATCTAAACTCTATCTTTTTTGAAATTACTTGTTTTTTCTTTTTAATTCTTCTTCTCCTTGCAGATGCCATATTTAGTCACCTTAAGTTATTTGTGTTTTGTTTAACTAAAAATATAAAAATTTAATAGATAAGAGATTATTTCCTGACTCCAGTTCTTCTTGCAGATATGTGTCCGACCTTTCTTCCTGGTGGAACCTTCTTTCTTGAGACAGTTGTTGGTTTTCCAGTGTGCTGGTGTCTTCCTCCACCGAATGGGTGGTCAACAGCGTTCATTGCAACTCCTCTAACTCTTGGCCACTTAACAGCCTTAGCTTTCATAGCATGATACTTCTTACCAGCTTTAACGAATGGCTTCTCTTTTCTTCCTCCACCAGCAACAACCCCAATTGTAGCCCTACACATTGAGTGTAAAGCTTTAATATGCCCAGATGGTAATTTAACATAAGTTCTTTCTCCATCGTGTGTTAATATGTGAGCGTAGCAACCTCCTGCTCTTACAAGCTTACCTCCATCTCCTGGAACTGTTTCTATGTTGAAGACAGGGATCCCTTCTGGAATGGCTCCTAATGGTAAAATGTTTCCTGGCTTTATCTCTGCAGAGACACCACACTCAATGATATCTCCAACTTTTACACCTTCTGGAACAACTAATAATCCTTCTTCTCCTGTTTCATATTCAACTTTTGCAACTGGAGCACTTCTTCCTGGGTCGTGTAATATGTCTATTATTTTACCCAAAACTTTTCCTTTTTTCTCTAATTCATCAAATCTTCTGTATTTTGCTTCTCCCCTTCTTTTGTGTGAAGGGCAAGTGTAGGTTGGTGTTCCCCTACCTCTTCTTTGAGAGATTAATCTTTTTCCCATCTTCACCACCACTTATGATAAATTTTTAAGTGTTTCAATTATTTAAAAACTTATTTAATTAGTAGATTCCCAAGCTTGCTGCTATTTTACTTGCGTCATATCCTTCTTTCAACTTAACGTAAGCTTTCTTTTCCCCTTTTGGTGTTATTAATGTATTTACTTTCTCAACTTCAACATCAAACAACTCTTTCATAGCCCTCTTTATATCCTCTTTTGTAGCTCTTCTATCAACATAAAATACTAATTTGTTTTCTTCTTCAATCATTCTAACAGTTTTTTCTGTAACTACTGGAGCTTTTATTACATCAAAGGCATCCATTTTTATCCCCTTGTTTCTACCTTTTTATTTATTCAAATCTCTCTTTTAATTTCTCTAATGCACTTTCAGTCCATACGGTTAATCTTCCAGCAACTCCCCCAGGAGCTAAGTGTATAATTCCTAAATCCTTAGCAGTTATAACATCAACTCCTGGCAAGTTTCTTGAAGCTAATATAGCGTTGCATTTATCTCCAACAACAACTAAGATACTTCTTGGTTTTTTGTATCTTCTTCCTCTCATCTTACCTTTTCCAGCTCTAATCTTAATTCCATTCTTAGCTCTTATAACATCACTACTAATTCCTAATTTTTCAAATACTGCAAATACATCCTTTGTTTTTTGTAACTCTTCAAATGAGCTTTCAACAACTATTGGTAAGTTTTCAGTTTCAAAGATATGCCCTCTCTCTTTAACTAATTCAGGGTTTGCTGTAGCTGCAATAGCACTCTTTATTGCTTTAATTCTTTCTTTTTTATTTACTCTTTCCCATAATATTTTCTCAACTTTTGGTGGGTGTGCTCTTCTTCCACCAACTGCTTGTGGAACTCTTGCAGCCCATCCTTGTGGAACTCTATCTACTCTCGCTCTACCATGCCCTTTACCAATGTTTTTAGCACTTGTTCTCATCCCTGCCATTGGGTCTGAACCTTTTGGCTGCAATCTTGCTGTAAATGCAGATAAGAATGCTCTTTTAATTAAATCTGGTCTATATTCTTCTTCAAATACTGCTGGTAAGTCAATTTCTTTAACTGCCTCTCCATTTAAATTGTAAACAACTGCCTTCATTATTATCCACCTTCTCTCTCCATTATTTTAAAGTGTTTTTATTTACTTACCCTGCTTTGATGTTGTGCTTATGTATGTAATTTCAGGTACTTTGATTAATGGCTCCTGTGGTCTTATAGCTCTTCTTAATACAATTAATCTCTTTGCAGGCCCTTGAACTGAGCCTTTTAATACAACATAGTTGTTTCTTATAACCCCATAGTGTAAGAATCCTCCTTTTGGAGTTATTTCATCCCCATTATTTCCAATCTTTAATATTCTCTTGTTGTATTCAGTTCTTTGGTGGTATCCCATTTGTCCAGGCATTGGAACACTCCACATAACCATCTTTGGTTGCCATGGCCCTATTGAACCAACGTGTCTTCCAACACCTTTTCTTGCGTGCTTACCAAATTGTATCTTAACTCCCCATCTTTTAACTTGCCCTTGGAATCCTTTACCTTTTGTTACTCCAATTGTATCAACTAACTCTCCCTCTTGGAATACATCTGTAATGTTTAACTGCTTACCTAAAATCTCTTTAGCGTAGTTTAATCTCTCTTCAATATCTTTTCCTCCAATTCTAATTTCTAAGATTTCTGGTTTTTTCTTTGGAAGGCATGTTAATTTTGGATTTGTATGGACTAAAACTCTAACATCTTCAATTTTATCTTTTAACGCTTCTAAATCTTCAACTGTCTTTCTGTCTTCTTTCTTTGGCAATTTGATTTTTCTTTCTAATTCTTTGTCTAAGTTGTCTGCCCAAACTTCTGTTAATGTTGTTAGGTAGTTTCTCTCATTTCTTCCATAAACTCTTATAGCACATACGTTGATTGGTGGAGCTTCTAATATTGTGATTGGTGTAAATATTTCTTGTCCAGCATTTGGGCTTTTTGGGTTATCTTCCTTAATAAATGCATGGCTCATTCCTGCTTTATATACAGGGAATGCCTGTAACCTCACGGTCTCTTCTTCTGGCCAGCTTCTGATTCTTGGAACTGGTCTTTTTGCTCTTTTTCTTGGACTGAATGCCAATGAACCTCTTCTTGGTCTGTTAATATTTAACCCCATAATCTAACCTCCAGCATATTTATTAACATCTTTAAAATTTTTTATTTGAGTGTTTTGTTGATTTAATATCTAAATAGCTTTTTATTTTGCAAACCTGTCATTGCCCCCCAACGGGCTTTTCAGGTTTGCATTGTAGGACTTTCGCAGTTTATATATTTTGCTTTGGAACTTAGATGCTGAAGCATCAATATTTAATAACAGATTTCTTCCTGCGAAAGTCCTACATCATTGAGGTATAAATTAATAATGGATTAGTGTAATAAAAGAAAAGGAGTGTATAAACAAATACTAACAAATGGGTATATAAAATTTTTGGTGATATTATGGACGAGCTAAATTACTTAATAAACTACCTTGCAAATAAGGATAGTGTTAGAGAAGAAATTTTAAAATTATCAAGAGAAATAACAAGAGATTGTGCAATGTTGATTAGGAAAATACACAAATCAGATGATAAAGATGAGTTTAAAGATAAATTAAATGAGATATCAGAAAAAATTAAAAAACTAAATGGCTTAGCAACATTTCCAGAGTTCGTTGGATATTTATCTACTCCTCAACAGGAATTTGTTGAAGCTCTCTCCCTATATATGATAAAGTTTGATAATAAGATTCCAAGTTTCAAAGAGCTTGATTTTATTAAAGAAGAGAACTACATTTTAGGTTTGGCTGATGTTATTGGAGAGTTGAGGAGGGAAGTGTTAGAAGCGATGAAAAATGATAATTTAGCGGAGGTTGAAAGATATTTCAAATTTATGGAAGATTTATATGAATTTTTAATGAACTTTGATTATTATCATGTTGTGGATAATTTGAGAAGGAAGCAAGACATTAGTAGAGGAATCTTAGAAAAAACTCATGGGGATATTGTGATGTTTATTGAAAATCTTAAGCTTAGAAAGGAATTAAAGAAATTACAATTGTAATTATTCAATAGGGAATCTTAATAAGCCTGCTATTCCTCCCAATGCTTTTAATTGCTTTCCAGCATCATGTTCAGAGGAAACGATAACTACTTTCCCACCCATCTCTTCAGTAGTATCTATTATTTTTTCTATTTCATGATTTCTTACCAAACTATCTGAAACTAATAATGTGTCTATAGCTGAGTATTCTAAAGCTTTTTTTACCTCGTCAATACCATAAACTGCCAATCCTTTTTTAGCTATCTCTTCTAAAAGTTTTTCGATTAATTGTGTTTCTTTTGCAACCCTTGATTCAGCATATATTCTATTGATAATCCCTCTTTTGATAACTTCATTTAATCCAGCTCTTGATGTTGTTGATATGCTCTCAACTACAATCTTATTTTTAAGCTCGGGATATTGGGAAGAGATAAAATTGTAAAAGCTATTTTTTGCAAATCCTGGGCCTGCAACCAAAATATTATCAACATCATACTCCATCAAAACCTTCGCTATCTCATGATAATACTCTTTTTTAAGCTCTTCATTAATTTTATAGTCCAATTTTTTTGAAGTGTGAGATTTTATTGAGCAGATTTCCTTTATGCTGTAATCTCTAACTTCGAAGATATCTGCTTCTTCATCGTCCATAACAACAACTAAAACCTTTGGTCTTTTAGATGATTCAATAGCTTCCTTTATTCTCTCTATTTGCCATTTT encodes the following:
- a CDS encoding 30S ribosomal protein S13; this translates as MQNSEFKYLIRVSRTDLDGNKKLIMALQDIYGVGEAMARAVIRVTKLDPNKLAGYLTEEEVKKIEEVLADPAKFGIPSWMFNRRKDYVTGEDKHVIESDLMIIKQEDINRLKRIRCYRGIRHELGLPCRGQRTRSTFRRGQTVGVSRRKK
- a CDS encoding 30S ribosomal protein S9 codes for the protein MGKIVITVGKRKRAIARAVAREGKGRIRINKIPIELIEPKYKRMKLMEPILLAGEEVISQMDIDVTVKGGGVMGQMDAARTAIGKAIVEFTGSKELRDKFLAYDRTLLVSDARRTEPHKPSRSTKGPRAKRQKSYR
- a CDS encoding CBS domain-containing protein, which gives rise to MSVKVSEYMTKKVVTVSKDNTVKDVIKLLRETGHNSFPVVENGKLIGIVSVHDIVGKDDNEKVENVMTKREDMVVTTPDANIMDVGRIMFRTGFSKLPVVDEENNLVGIISNMDVIRSQIEKTTPKKLENIIKTYKNLGYNLKVEKKEVDVNKLKPTQNKIHADELIGRMYELKKGLAEPIIAIKTKRGDYYILVDGHHRAVAAYKMGVPKLDAYVIYLDTDKKLGIEKTAEIMNLKSLEDVKIVDTGEGNSVKVIEYNKNSMG
- a CDS encoding DNA-directed RNA polymerase subunit N; the protein is MMFPIRCFSCGNVIAEVFEEYKERILKGENPKDVLDDLGIKKYCCRRMFISYRIGEDGREIIDEIIAHDERYL
- a CDS encoding 50S ribosomal protein L23: MDAFDVIKAPVVTEKTVRMIEEENKLVFYVDRRATKEDIKRAMKELFDVEVEKVNTLITPKGEKKAYVKLKEGYDASKIAASLGIY
- a CDS encoding 30S ribosomal protein S4, which codes for MGDPRRRFKKTYETPNHPWIKERIEREKELCRKYGLRRKREVWKAETILRKYRRQARRLISDRTEQGAKEAVQLFNVLKKYGILKVENPTLDDVLSLTVEDILERRLQTLVFRKGLARTPRQARQLIVHGHIAVNGRVVTAPSYMVTVEEEDKISYAKNSPFNDENHPERAKIVGLTEETQASETE
- a CDS encoding DNA-directed RNA polymerase subunit D → MITIKEKKKTRIGEEFIFSLKAPISFSNAIRRIMISEVPTYAIEDVYIYENSSSMDDEILAHRLGLIPIKGKPLIESEVITFTLEKEGPCTVYSSDLKSENGEVAFKNIPIVKLGRGQKIKIECEAVPGIGKTHAKWQPCNAVYKQVAEDEVEFFVETFGQMEAEEILEEAVKILKNKAESFLQQLELIEQ
- the rpl4p gene encoding 50S ribosomal protein L4, with translation MKAVVYNLNGEAVKEIDLPAVFEEEYRPDLIKRAFLSAFTARLQPKGSDPMAGMRTSAKNIGKGHGRARVDRVPQGWAARVPQAVGGRRAHPPKVEKILWERVNKKERIKAIKSAIAATANPELVKERGHIFETENLPIVVESSFEELQKTKDVFAVFEKLGISSDVIRAKNGIKIRAGKGKMRGRRYKKPRSILVVVGDKCNAILASRNLPGVDVITAKDLGIIHLAPGGVAGRLTVWTESALEKLKERFE
- the cgi121 gene encoding KEOPS complex subunit Cgi121 yields the protein MIIRGIKGAKINNEIFNLGLKFQILNANLVATKKHILHAINQAKTKKPIARNFWMEILVRASGQRQIHEAIKIIGAKDGDVCVVCEDEETFRKIHELIGGEIDDSVLEINEEKERLIREVFNIRGFGNLVERVLEKIALIELKKE
- a CDS encoding 50S ribosomal protein L3: MGLNINRPRRGSLAFSPRKRAKRPVPRIRSWPEEETVRLQAFPVYKAGMSHAFIKEDNPKSPNAGQEIFTPITILEAPPINVCAIRVYGRNERNYLTTLTEVWADNLDKELERKIKLPKKEDRKTVEDLEALKDKIEDVRVLVHTNPKLTCLPKKKPEILEIRIGGKDIEERLNYAKEILGKQLNITDVFQEGELVDTIGVTKGKGFQGQVKRWGVKIQFGKHARKGVGRHVGSIGPWQPKMVMWSVPMPGQMGYHQRTEYNKRILKIGNNGDEITPKGGFLHYGVIRNNYVVLKGSVQGPAKRLIVLRRAIRPQEPLIKVPEITYISTTSKQGK
- a CDS encoding 50S ribosomal protein L2: MGKRLISQRRGRGTPTYTCPSHKRRGEAKYRRFDELEKKGKVLGKIIDILHDPGRSAPVAKVEYETGEEGLLVVPEGVKVGDIIECGVSAEIKPGNILPLGAIPEGIPVFNIETVPGDGGKLVRAGGCYAHILTHDGERTYVKLPSGHIKALHSMCRATIGVVAGGGRKEKPFVKAGKKYHAMKAKAVKWPRVRGVAMNAVDHPFGGGRHQHTGKPTTVSRKKVPPGRKVGHISARRTGVRK
- a CDS encoding 50S ribosomal protein L18e, with the translated sequence MKKITATNPRLVRLIEMLKQESYKNQAKIWKDIARRLAKPRRRAEVNLSKINRYTKEGDVVLVPGKVLGAGKLEHKVVVAAFAFSETAKKLIKEAGGEAITIEELIKRNPKGSNVKIMA
- a CDS encoding DNA-directed RNA polymerase subunit K encodes the protein MKLTKFEIARILGARSLQISNGAYITIETECDSSLKIAYEEIKQGKVPLKPIRPVKA
- the rplM gene encoding 50S ribosomal protein L13 gives rise to the protein MTVIDAEGAILGRLASEVAKRVLRGEEIVIVNAEKVVITGNKDWIIKTYQEEREKKNVANPRRFGPKFPRRPDDILRRTIRKMLPYKKPKGREAFKRVKVYVGNPKNLTVDEKISHKLNTNKYITLAELSKHLGAKF
- a CDS encoding 30S ribosomal protein S11 encodes the protein MAETKKEKWGIVHIYSSYNNTIIHATDITGAETIARVSGGMVTRNQRDEGSPYAAMQAAFKLAEILKERGIENIHIKVRAPGGSGQKNPGPGAQAAIRALARAGLRIGRIEDVTPVPHDGTTPKKRFKK
- the argJ gene encoding bifunctional ornithine acetyltransferase/N-acetylglutamate synthase; the protein is MKVIEGGVTAPKGFKANGYKEGKYGVAIIISEKEAVGAGTFTTNKVVAHPVVLSRELIKNRDKFRAIVANSGNANCFTKDGMKDAKEMQRLVAELFNIKEDEVLVASTGVIGRKMDMSIIKDRINKVYNLIKEGNSSINAAKAIMTTDTKPKEIAVEFEVNGKIVRVGGIAKGAGMIAPNMLHATMLCFITTDIEIDKKSLTDVLQRVVDKTFNNISVDGDTSTNDTVFILANGLSGVNYNECKEEFENALLYVCRELAKMIVKDGEGATKFMEVVVKGAKTMDDAIKASKAIVNSLLVKTAVFGGDPNWGRIVAAVGYSGADFNPEVVDVILSNYKDEVYLVKDGIPLADEGTEELKKAEEIMKSDEIKIVVDLKMGEFENVCYGCDLSYEYVRINAEYTT
- the rpsS gene encoding 30S ribosomal protein S19 — encoded protein: MASARRRRIKKKKQVISKKIEFRYRGYTLEELQQMPLREFAKLLPARQRRTLLRGLTPQQKKLAMKIKKARRLLNKGKEPRIIRTHCRDFVITPDMVGLTFGVYNGKEFVEVKVTPEMIGHYLGEFSLTRKPVQHGAPGMGATRSSMFVPIK